Proteins encoded within one genomic window of Thermoanaerobaculia bacterium:
- a CDS encoding metalloregulator ArsR/SmtB family transcription factor, which translates to MSQDRFAAAAATARALADPTRLAILSRLARGERCVCDLSEELGAAQSRLSFHLKTLKRAGLLVDRPEGRMTYYALRPEAADGLADLLERLASPRRQRRAR; encoded by the coding sequence ATGAGTCAGGACCGATTCGCCGCCGCCGCCGCGACCGCCCGCGCGCTCGCCGATCCGACGCGGCTGGCGATCCTCTCACGGCTCGCGCGCGGGGAGCGCTGCGTCTGCGATCTCTCCGAGGAGCTCGGCGCCGCGCAGTCGCGCCTGTCGTTCCACCTGAAGACGTTGAAGAGGGCCGGCCTCCTCGTCGACCGGCCGGAGGGACGGATGACCTATTACGCTCTTCGGCCGGAAGCCGCGGACGGGCTGGCGGACCTGCTGGAGCGCCTGGCGTCGCCCCGGCGGCAAAGGAGGGCTCGATGA
- a CDS encoding heavy metal translocating P-type ATPase: MSQAIDPVCGMTVDTERAAARVAHGGKEFFFCSPGCAEKFRADPERFLAPGAPRVPMHPMPMKSALPSMPVAAPAGERDPVCGMTVDPARAAATVTHEGKTYFFCRPECAGAFRADPNRYLGSTEAPVPPLHPERGGEVSSRRPPSNADAETYTCPMHPEIRQKGPGSCPICGMALEPVEVTAEETKDPELVSMSRRFWVSLVLTAPLLVLSMAHVGPGWLQFVLASPVVLWGGAPFFARAWRSVVNRSLNMFTLIGIGTGAAYLDSVAALLAPGVFPDSFREHGRLPLYFEPAAVITTLVLLGQVLELSARSKTTGAIRALLGLAPKTARRMRPDGGEEDVPLDAIAKGDRLRVRPGERVPADGVVLEGKTAVDESMLTGEPLPVEKNAGDEVRTGTINGTGGIVMRAERIGGETLLARIVRSVVSAQRSRAPIQRIADRVSGWFVPGVVLAAAATFAVWSVLGPEPRFAYALVNAVAVLIIACPCALGLATPMAIMVGTGRGAGAGVLVRDAAALETLGKADTIVLDKTGTLTEGKPRVSAVEPLPGFAADEILRLAASLERASEHPLAAALVAEAERRGLPAAESKDFRSVTGKGVEGEVGGRRLTVGNRALLADSGVDAAPLEPLAAPREREAETVLLVAVDGRPAGIVSVADPLKATAAEAVAELHRAGFTVRLLTGDTRPAAEAAARRAGIDSVEAGVLPDAKREAVLRLQREGKRVAMAGDGINDAPALAQADVSIAMGTGTDIAIESAGITLVQGDLRGIVRAVKLSRAVMRNIRQNLFFAFVYNAVGIPLAAGVLYPFFGLLLSPMIASAAMSFSSVSVIGNSLRLRRAKLD, encoded by the coding sequence ATGAGCCAGGCGATCGACCCGGTGTGCGGCATGACGGTGGACACCGAACGCGCCGCCGCGCGCGTGGCGCACGGCGGCAAGGAATTCTTCTTCTGCAGTCCCGGCTGCGCCGAGAAGTTCCGGGCGGACCCGGAGCGATTCCTCGCTCCCGGCGCTCCCCGGGTGCCGATGCATCCCATGCCGATGAAGAGCGCCCTCCCCTCGATGCCGGTCGCGGCGCCCGCGGGCGAGCGCGACCCCGTCTGCGGGATGACGGTCGACCCGGCGCGGGCCGCGGCGACCGTGACGCACGAGGGAAAGACGTATTTCTTCTGCCGGCCGGAGTGCGCCGGAGCGTTTCGCGCAGATCCGAATCGGTACCTCGGGTCGACAGAGGCTCCCGTCCCTCCTCTCCACCCGGAGAGGGGGGGTGAGGTTTCGTCTCGGCGGCCGCCGTCGAACGCGGACGCGGAGACGTACACCTGCCCGATGCACCCGGAAATCCGGCAGAAGGGCCCGGGAAGCTGTCCGATCTGCGGCATGGCGCTCGAGCCGGTCGAGGTCACCGCCGAAGAGACGAAGGACCCCGAGCTCGTATCGATGTCGCGCCGGTTCTGGGTCTCGCTCGTCCTCACCGCGCCCCTTCTCGTTCTCTCGATGGCGCACGTCGGCCCGGGATGGCTCCAGTTCGTCCTCGCGAGCCCCGTCGTCCTCTGGGGAGGCGCGCCTTTCTTCGCGCGCGCGTGGCGCTCGGTCGTGAACCGCTCGCTCAACATGTTCACGCTGATCGGGATCGGAACCGGCGCCGCGTACCTCGACAGTGTCGCCGCGCTGCTGGCGCCCGGCGTCTTCCCCGATTCGTTCCGCGAGCACGGGCGTCTTCCTCTCTACTTCGAGCCGGCCGCGGTCATCACGACGCTCGTGCTCCTCGGCCAGGTCCTCGAGCTCTCCGCGAGGTCGAAGACGACCGGCGCGATCCGGGCGCTCCTCGGCCTCGCGCCGAAAACGGCCCGGCGGATGCGGCCGGACGGCGGCGAAGAGGACGTCCCGCTCGACGCGATCGCGAAGGGCGACCGGCTGCGCGTGCGCCCCGGGGAACGCGTGCCCGCCGACGGCGTCGTCCTCGAGGGAAAGACGGCAGTCGACGAATCGATGCTCACGGGCGAACCGCTGCCCGTCGAGAAGAACGCCGGGGACGAAGTGCGGACCGGGACGATCAACGGCACGGGAGGAATCGTCATGCGGGCGGAGCGCATCGGCGGAGAGACGCTGCTCGCCCGGATCGTCCGGTCCGTCGTCTCCGCGCAGCGGAGCCGCGCGCCCATTCAGCGGATCGCCGACCGCGTCTCGGGGTGGTTCGTGCCCGGAGTCGTGCTCGCCGCCGCCGCGACGTTCGCCGTCTGGAGCGTTCTCGGGCCGGAGCCGCGTTTCGCCTACGCGCTCGTCAACGCCGTCGCGGTCCTGATCATCGCGTGCCCCTGCGCGCTCGGTCTCGCGACGCCGATGGCGATCATGGTCGGAACCGGGCGGGGAGCCGGCGCCGGCGTCCTCGTGCGCGACGCGGCCGCGCTCGAGACCCTCGGAAAGGCGGACACGATCGTCCTCGACAAGACCGGCACGCTCACCGAAGGGAAACCGCGCGTCTCCGCGGTCGAGCCTCTTCCCGGCTTCGCGGCGGACGAGATCCTCCGGCTCGCCGCGAGTCTCGAGCGCGCGAGCGAGCATCCCCTGGCCGCCGCGCTCGTCGCCGAGGCCGAACGCCGCGGCCTCCCGGCGGCCGAATCGAAGGACTTCCGCTCCGTGACCGGCAAGGGGGTCGAGGGAGAGGTCGGGGGACGGCGGCTCACGGTCGGAAACCGCGCGCTGCTGGCGGACTCCGGCGTCGACGCCGCGCCGCTCGAGCCGCTCGCCGCGCCGCGGGAGCGCGAGGCCGAGACCGTGCTCCTCGTCGCGGTCGACGGGCGGCCGGCCGGAATCGTCTCCGTCGCCGATCCGCTCAAGGCGACGGCGGCCGAGGCGGTCGCGGAGCTCCACCGCGCCGGTTTCACCGTCCGACTGCTGACGGGAGACACCCGTCCCGCGGCGGAGGCCGCGGCGCGGCGGGCCGGGATCGACTCGGTCGAAGCCGGCGTCCTCCCGGATGCCAAGCGGGAAGCGGTCCTTCGCCTCCAGCGGGAGGGAAAGCGCGTCGCGATGGCGGGAGACGGAATCAACGACGCGCCGGCGCTCGCGCAGGCCGACGTCTCGATCGCGATGGGGACCGGGACGGACATCGCGATCGAGAGCGCGGGGATCACGCTCGTCCAGGGAGACCTGCGCGGGATCGTGCGCGCCGTGAAGCTCTCCCGCGCCGTCATGCGGAACATCCGGCAGAACCTCTTCTTCGCCTTCGTCTACAACGCCGTCGGCATCCCGCTCGCCGCGGGTGTCCTCTATCCGTTCTTCGGTCTGCTGCTTTCGCCGATGATCGCGTCGGCCGCGATGAGCTTCTCGTCCGTTTCCGTGATCGGGAACTCGCTGCGGCTGCGGAGGGCGAAGCTCGACTGA